gATCCAAGTTTCGCTCAAAATCTCAagttacaaattttcaaaatctcaaattccaAGTTCCAAATCTcatgttcaaaatttcaaattgcaaaaatttcaaaatctcaaaTATCAAGTTGTAGATTTTCAAAatctcaagtttcaaaatttcaaattgcaaattttcaaaatctcaaGTTTCACAATGTCAAGttgcaaattttcaaatctcaaattCCATGTTCCAAGTTTAAAGATCTCAAGTTTCAAGCTTCAAAAATCTCATGTCTCAAAATTccaaagtttcaattttcaaagtttaaatttaaaatttccagTTTCCAATTCCAAGCTTCGagtgtcaaaaataaaatctttgtCAAAGAACTACCAAAAATCAATCAAagttttcttgataaaattttttttatcaaacaaaTGGAAATCACACATCTCAAAAAACAGTGGGACCACAAAGCACTCATCATTTAAAGTCTAAtcccaaattttgattttttgcaaGCAGCAACTCGGATCAAAGTAGAAATGCCCTTTGATTGACATTCTAACAACTCGGATCAAAGTTGAAAAGCCCTTTGGTCGACATTCCAATAGCCAGATCAAAGTTGGAAAGTTTTTTGATTGACATTCCAATAGTTAGATCGAAGTTGAAAAGCCCTTTGATCGACATTTTAGCAGTTCAAATCGAAGCCTACAGTCCGATTGAAGTTGAAAAGCCGTTTAATTGACACTCCAGTAGCTAGAttgaggttgaaaagccccttggttcCCTTCTAGCAAGATTAGGATTGAAAAGCCTCTTGGTTTCCCTCAACATTCAAGATTAGGATTGAAAAGCCTCTTAGTCGCTCCAACACCTCTTGGTTGCTCCAACATTCAAGATCAGGATTGAAAAGCCTCTTGGTCACGTCAATTATTAAGAATCATTTCAAAGGTAAGGCActagtattttcattttttgtcaaAGGTAAGGCACTAGTTCTATGTTCCAAAGTTCTAGGATCAAGGGCTAGGtaatctttgaaaattcaacctcaATTAAATCATGGCAGCTAAAATTAGAGTCTTCGTTTTACATTGAAATTTGCTTTCCAAGCTCTGTCAATGAGGGGCATtttgtagacactcgattttgcacccatgatttaatcaaggaagatgacCGGAATGATCATTCATGTACccaaaaaatcatgattgcattacatgcattaatttgttCATTACATAtgataaaaatgatcttgagattttaATGGTCCCGACGATATGCCCGGCTTCCAAATTAGACCGTCGGATCGAAAGATattgcatgatcaagtttgcatggTCAGCATGCATTGTGACTAGATAGAGTCGACCACgtatgattaatttaaattaattctaattggttaaacaattcaaattaattaaataattttgtgattggttcaTAATTAATGTCTAAAATAGGATTGCTTGCATAAGAATAAAGGGGataattggataacaataaaattgtggataatctgaactttatcaagatttattttaaagtatttatCTACATGATAATTGTTGCTGAAAAGACTTGAATTAtccagaaaagagataaaaatcttAGAATATGGATTAAAAACACGTCTAAGTGCAAGTCTTGGctcaagaaaacctaaaaaggGAGTCCAAAAATGCACCCGAACATGAAAGTGCGATTGGCATCCAAGAATAccattcggcacttttggagtaCCGATCGGCACTTTCAAAGTGCCGAATGGCACCTATAATGGCTTTGGCTTGACGCTCTTCGAGTGATAATAAAACACATCTTTTTTGACCTTTTCACAAAAGAATAATTCTGATTCGCATTCTAATCATCTTTTTTACGCTCTCAGAGAGACACTTTCTCACACTCTCAAACTTCTGGCCCCTCTTTTATGATATTCTCTCTTAagctagggtttttaggtttcaaagataattgcataaatttctttgaaccctacaATATCCCCTTAAGAAGACGAGTGCTCCATGTAAGAGGTTGTCTCTTagccctttttcttttgtttctcttgttgtgatgatgcatgtttatatatttcttttagttAAGTTGTGTCAAATATTCATATCATGAattgttgatttattttgttgaaacatgttcttgattcttttattatttttgtgatcTATTTCTTAGTTTCCAAAATTTGCATGTTATCAAATAAAAAcggatctgcatcttcattagatgcagatctgcatttttctcaaataaaatggatatgcatcttcattagatgcagatctaattttttttttttaaaaaaaaaaaaaatctaaaaactaatctgcatcttcattagatgcagatttgatttttttcaaagctaaaaacggatctgcatctttatttgatgcaaatctgaatttttcttaaattaaaaacatatctGCATTttcattagatgcagatctgaatttttcttaaataaaaaatggatttgcatcttcattagatgcagatatgaatttttcttaaattaaaaatggatttgtatctttcttagatatagatctgaatttttcttatttaaaaaaactgaTCTATGTTTTCACTAGAtgtagatatgatttttttaacatagcagattttgaaataaaaaaggatcatgaatggttgtgtttgttgtgtttgttttatttagtgCATGAagcataaatttatttcatgaataaaatcctcttctcaagaaatctttttcttattttttttttcacatataaaaatagatctaatttttttatatacaaatttgattttttattattattacaaaataGATCTAATCTTTtataaatcaaaacaattttttctaagatttcaaaaaacagatctgatatttttttaaaccaaattttttttttttatttaatgaaaatagatctgaatttttctcttcaaaaaaccaatttttttaagttcttaaaaatagatttaattttcctaaacccaattcaaaatttttttttcactcataaCAACAGATTCGAATTTTTCAAACAAAGAAGAGGATGCCTTCATAAATAGACTTGtgtgatttaaattttttttatatgtgcaACATGTCGTTCATAGAATGCATAAAAGGGGTACATTGGTCATGagagtctagaagactagactTTGTTTGGGTAGAATAGGTGTCTATtaccttcccattccgtaactTAGCCTCCGAATTTAGTGTCTTTGGATAGGTACACCTAGGTTTTATCTTTGCTTTATTTtaggtagaatgtaactaggacaaaaagccatgtaattatttggtagtttgtaactaggacccaaagccatgtaattttcaatttagcaaacatgtatttttttttattcaatcaataagaATGAaacaattcagtcatgtatcttgtatttagtttttcttattttttttgtataaaaaataagtggcgactccacaccacctacccaaaaagagaggtgtctTTCAACGCAcccaaaatctcttttttgagagtaCCATGGAATTTTCTCGGTCTCTCACACCATGGAAAGAAGTAGATGCCCTGGCTATGATACATTTACTTTCACAGGatttagaaattggaaaaaagtCAATAATGGAAAGAATTGTGCCTTTTTGAATCATGTTGGGGAAGATCCTTGCTCACCCCACAACAATGTTGTGAAATATTGTGATGATCTATTGAGTGAATTAGTGCATATAGATAAAGTGATGAATGTGCAAAGTTTTGAACAAATTCTAAATAACTAATTGCGGGTGAAAACTTCTATTGATACTGTTCGGTGGCTCACCTTTCAAGGGTGTCCTTTTAGAGGTCATGACGAAACCCCTAATCAAAAAACTGAGGAAATTTCCTTGAGATGATTAGAATTTTGGCATCTTATAATGATAAGCTTGCACAAGTTGTTTTGGAAAATGCTCATAAATCTGCTAAGTACAATTCACCTACAATTTAGAAGGAGATTCTACATGTTATTGCTAGTAAAGTGCGGAGTAAGATTCGTGAAGACATTGGGGATtccaaattttgtattattgttGATGAGTCATGTTATGAGTCAAAGGGAGAGCAACTGGCTCTTGTTTTGAGATTTGTTGACAATGATGGCTTTATACAAGAACACTTCATTGATCTTTCTCATGTTAAAGATATTATTGCATTGACCCTAAATGCTATTCTTTCTCATCATTGTCTTAACATTCAAAATATTCATGGACAAGGATATGACGGTGCTAGCAACATGTGTGGTGAATGGAAAGGATTGCAATCCTTAGTTCTTAATGATTGTCCTTATGCATACTATGTGCATTGCTTTGCTCATCGGTTACAATTAGCATTAGTTGCTGCAACAAGTGAGGTAATCCTTATCCATGAATTCTTcttgaatttaaatttcattatCACTACAGTTGGTTCTTCGTGTAAATGTAATGATGAACTAAGAGCTGCTCAAGCTACAAAAATTGCTAGAATGTTAGCTATTGATGAACTTGAAAAAGGAACAGGGGCAAACCAAATTGGGACTCTAAAACGGGCTATAGATTGTTGGGGGCCTCATTTTAATTCTATTTGTTGCCTAGTGAGGATGTTTGGTCCAACTTGTTTGGTGcttgaaaatataaagaaagatgGGTCCACCTACTTGCAACATGGAGAAATGATTAATTCATTTGAGTTTATATTTAGTTTACATCTAATGAAGGAAATCATGGGTATTAATGATGTTCTTTGTCAAGCTTTACAGCAGAAATCTCAAGACATCTCAAATGCCCAAAATTTAGTTTCAGCAACAAAGGCACTCATCCAAAATTTGAGAGTAGATGGTTGGGATAATCTTGAGAATGTCATAGGATTCtccaaaatatttgaaattgatattccACATCTAAGT
The Quercus lobata isolate SW786 chromosome 10, ValleyOak3.0 Primary Assembly, whole genome shotgun sequence DNA segment above includes these coding regions:
- the LOC115964860 gene encoding zinc finger MYM-type protein 1-like, encoding MERSRCPGYDTFTFTGFRNWKKVNNGKNCAFLNHVGEDPCSPHNNVVKYCDDLLSELVHIDKKEILHVIASKVRSKIREDIGDSKFCIIVDESCYESKGEQLALVLRFVDNDGFIQEHFIDLSHVKDIIALTLNAILSHHCLNIQNIHGQGYDGASNMCGEWKGLQSLVLNDCPYAYYVHCFAHRLQLALVAATSEVILIHEFFLNLNFIITTVGSSCKCNDELRAAQATKIARMLAIDELEKGTGANQIGTLKRAIDCWGPHFNSICCLVRMFGPTCLVLENIKKDGSTYLQHGEMINSFEFIFSLHLMKEIMGINDVLCQALQQKSQDISNAQNLVSATKALIQNLRVDGWDNLENVIGFSKIFEIDIPHLSAQFAKGRSHKKRDHVTVEHHYNLVI